Below is a window of Defluviimonas sp. SAOS-178_SWC DNA.
TTGTCCCGTGGCCAGCCCGTAAAGGAACCCTGCCGCGAACTGGTCACCCGCCCCGGTCGCATCGACCGGCACCACGCGGTGCACCGGCACCTCGACCCGCTCCTCGCCACGGATGACGATCACGTCGGCGCCGGACCGTGTGCAGACCACGACCGGGCATTCGGCCCGCGCCTGCGCCAGCGCCGCCTCCAGATCCTCGGTCTGGTAGAGCGCTTCCCATTCGTGCTGGTTGCCGATCACATAGTCCATCTCGTCCTTCACCAGGCGGCGGAAGTCGGCGCGGTGGCGGTCCACACAGAACGGATCGCTGAGCGCGACCCCGGCCTTGCCCGCGCCCCGATGGCAGGCGCGCGCGGCTTTCAGGAAGGCTTCCTTGCCCTTGTCCTTGTCGAAGAGATAGCCTTCGAGGAAGAGATAATCGGTTGAACCCGCCACATCGTCGGAAACGTCATCCGGACCCAGCTCGGCGGAAATGCCGAGATAGGTGTTCATCGACCTTTCGCCGTCCGGCGTCACGAAGATCATCGAGCGCGAGGTCGGAAGCTCGGCCCCCGCGACCGGAAGGTTGGGGAAATCCGTTCCCTCCGCCGTCAGCGACTTCTGGAAGAACCGCCCGAGCGCGTCGTCGCGCACGCGGCCGATGAAGGCGGCCTTCAGGCCCAGATTGCCAAGCCCGGCGATCGTGTTGCCGACCGAGCCGCCCGGCGCCTGCGTCCGCTCCTTCATCGCGGCATAGAGCATCTCGCCGCGCTCGCGCTCGACGAGCTGCATGATCCCCTTCTGGATTCCCATCAGATCGAGGGCACTTTCGTCGGTCTGGGCCAGGACATCGACAATCGCATTGCCGATGCCGACCACCTGATAGCGGTTGGTCACAGGGTCTTCTCCTCGTAGGGGCACAGGTCCCGGATCAGGCAGGCGCCGCATTTCGGCTTGCGGGCGACGCAGATATAGCGGCCGTGCAGGATCAGCCAGTGATGGGCGTGCTGCTGGAATTCCACCGGGATGTTGTCCTCTATGGCGCGCTCGACCGCCTCGACGCTCTTGCCGGCGGCGATGCCGGTGCGGTTGCCGACGCGGAAGATGTGGGTGTCGACCGCCTGGGCGGGGAAATGGAACCACATGTTGAGGACGACATTCGCCGTCTTGCGCCC
It encodes the following:
- a CDS encoding adenosine kinase — translated: MRRLPDPGPVPLRGEDPVTNRYQVVGIGNAIVDVLAQTDESALDLMGIQKGIMQLVERERGEMLYAAMKERTQAPGGSVGNTIAGLGNLGLKAAFIGRVRDDALGRFFQKSLTAEGTDFPNLPVAGAELPTSRSMIFVTPDGERSMNTYLGISAELGPDDVSDDVAGSTDYLFLEGYLFDKDKGKEAFLKAARACHRGAGKAGVALSDPFCVDRHRADFRRLVKDEMDYVIGNQHEWEALYQTEDLEAALAQARAECPVVVCTRSGADVIVIRGEERVEVPVHRVVPVDATGAGDQFAAGFLYGLATGQSLKTAGRMGCIAAAEVISHFGARPEVDVKSMFRANRLI